Proteins encoded in a region of the Schaalia hyovaginalis genome:
- the coaBC gene encoding bifunctional phosphopantothenoylcysteine decarboxylase/phosphopantothenate--cysteine ligase CoaBC, with protein MTASIVVGVGAGIAAYKAAILVRELIRSGARVDVVPTPRSLEFVGKATWEGLTGRPVHVGVFDHPGSDHVELARRADLVVVAPATADLMARVRAGIADDLLTTTILAASCPVLLAPAMHSAMWTNPATQDNVRELRARGFTVIEPEVGALGSGDSGIGRLPDPSDIAARAFECLGGGERRLAGRRILVSAGGTREPVDPVRFIGNRSSGRQGIEIARAAADEGADVVLVAANIEEALLAPLARRMRIIDAPTAADVEAAVLGGLADLDAVVMTAAVADFRPVSVETAKIKKDPDSSEAPTLVLERTVDVLKAVCDSDSRPALVVGFAAETGTREQVEAFGRDKARRKGADLLAVNRVGEGLGFGDVDNEVLLLDSAGRRLGGESGSKAEVARFLVGMIAKRLDRMAQ; from the coding sequence ATGACCGCCTCGATCGTCGTCGGGGTCGGAGCCGGAATCGCCGCCTACAAGGCGGCGATTCTTGTACGCGAGCTCATCCGCTCCGGCGCGCGGGTCGATGTCGTGCCGACCCCCCGCTCCCTCGAATTCGTCGGCAAGGCGACATGGGAGGGGCTCACCGGGCGCCCCGTCCACGTGGGCGTCTTCGACCACCCCGGATCCGACCACGTCGAGCTCGCCCGGCGCGCCGACCTCGTCGTGGTGGCCCCCGCGACCGCCGACCTCATGGCCCGGGTCCGGGCAGGCATCGCGGACGACCTCCTCACGACCACGATCCTCGCGGCCTCATGCCCCGTGCTCCTCGCTCCCGCGATGCACTCGGCGATGTGGACGAATCCGGCGACGCAGGACAACGTCCGCGAGTTGCGCGCCCGAGGATTCACGGTCATCGAGCCCGAGGTCGGCGCCCTCGGCTCGGGGGATTCGGGCATCGGGCGCCTTCCGGATCCCTCCGACATCGCCGCGCGCGCCTTCGAATGCCTGGGCGGCGGCGAGCGGCGCCTCGCGGGCAGACGGATCCTCGTCTCCGCAGGGGGGACCCGCGAGCCCGTCGATCCCGTCCGCTTCATCGGGAACCGCTCCTCCGGGCGGCAGGGGATCGAGATCGCGAGGGCCGCTGCGGACGAGGGCGCCGATGTCGTCCTCGTCGCGGCCAACATCGAGGAGGCCCTGCTCGCGCCCCTGGCGAGACGGATGCGGATCATCGACGCCCCGACCGCAGCCGACGTCGAAGCGGCCGTTCTGGGCGGACTGGCGGACCTCGACGCGGTGGTGATGACCGCCGCAGTCGCCGACTTCCGGCCGGTCAGCGTCGAGACGGCGAAGATCAAGAAGGACCCGGACTCCTCGGAGGCGCCGACGCTCGTCCTCGAACGGACCGTCGACGTCCTCAAAGCCGTGTGCGATTCCGATTCCCGCCCCGCGCTCGTCGTCGGCTTCGCGGCCGAAACGGGTACCCGGGAGCAGGTCGAGGCCTTCGGAAGGGACAAGGCGCGCCGCAAGGGCGCCGATCTCCTCGCGGTGAACCGGGTGGGCGAGGGCCTCGGATTCGGGGACGTGGACAACGAGGTCCTCCTGCTTGATTCGGCAGGGCGGCGCCTGGGCGGCGAGAGCGGATCGAAGGCGGAGGTCGCCCGCTTCCTCGTCGGCATGATCGCGAAGAGACTCGATAGGATGGCCCAATGA
- the metK gene encoding methionine adenosyltransferase — protein MTSALQLFTSESVTEGHPDKVCDRISDAILDSLLEKDPASRVAIETMVTTGLVHVAGEVTTEAYVEIPQIVRDEILKIGYDSSRMGFDGASCGISVSLDSQSPDIAGGVDNALEAREGSARDERDAQGAGDQGIMFGYACDDTPDLMPAPIWLSHRLAKRLAEVRHSGFARGLRPDGKTQVTLAYEGDRPVGIDTVLVSSQHDESLGRAELTDLIESLVVAPVLEESGLDLDTSAMKLLVNPSGRFVIGGPAGDAGLTGRKIIVDTYGGMARHGGGAFSGKDPSKVDRSAAYAARWIAKNVVAAGLAKRCELQLAYAIGRANPVGLYVQTFGTGAVEDARIGAAIREVFDLRPAGMIADLDLLRPIYAETSAYGHFGRPGFPWEETNRVEALKAVVS, from the coding sequence ATGACATCTGCGCTCCAGCTTTTCACGTCCGAATCCGTCACCGAGGGCCACCCCGACAAGGTGTGCGATCGCATTTCGGATGCGATCCTCGACTCCCTCCTCGAGAAGGACCCCGCTTCGAGGGTCGCGATCGAGACGATGGTGACGACGGGGCTCGTCCACGTCGCCGGCGAGGTGACGACCGAGGCCTATGTGGAGATCCCCCAGATCGTCCGCGACGAGATCCTCAAGATCGGGTACGACTCATCGAGGATGGGATTCGACGGCGCGTCGTGCGGCATTTCGGTCTCCCTCGATTCGCAGAGCCCGGACATCGCCGGCGGCGTGGACAACGCGCTCGAGGCCCGCGAGGGGTCGGCGCGCGACGAGCGCGACGCCCAGGGCGCGGGTGATCAGGGCATCATGTTCGGCTACGCCTGCGACGACACGCCGGATCTCATGCCCGCGCCGATCTGGCTGTCGCATCGCCTCGCCAAGCGCCTCGCCGAGGTCCGCCACTCGGGCTTCGCGCGGGGATTGCGCCCGGACGGCAAGACCCAGGTGACTCTCGCCTACGAGGGCGATCGGCCCGTCGGCATCGACACCGTCCTCGTCTCGTCCCAGCATGACGAGTCCCTGGGCCGGGCGGAGCTCACGGACCTCATCGAGTCGCTCGTGGTGGCCCCCGTGCTCGAAGAGAGCGGGCTCGACCTCGACACCTCGGCGATGAAGCTCCTCGTCAATCCTTCGGGGCGCTTCGTCATTGGGGGCCCCGCGGGCGATGCGGGCCTGACGGGCCGGAAGATCATCGTCGACACCTACGGCGGCATGGCGCGCCACGGCGGGGGGGCCTTCTCCGGGAAGGACCCGTCGAAGGTCGACCGCTCGGCGGCCTACGCCGCCCGGTGGATCGCCAAGAACGTGGTCGCCGCCGGTCTTGCGAAGCGCTGCGAGCTTCAGCTCGCCTACGCGATCGGACGCGCGAATCCCGTGGGGCTGTACGTCCAGACCTTCGGCACGGGCGCCGTCGAGGACGCCCGGATCGGGGCGGCCATCCGCGAGGTCTTCGACCTGCGTCCCGCGGGGATGATCGCCGACCTCGACCTCCTGCGCCCGATCTACGCCGAGACCTCCGCGTACGGCCACTTCGGCCGTCCGGGTTTCCCCTGGGAGGAGACGAACCGCGTGGAGGCCCTGAAAGCGGTGGTGTCATGA
- a CDS encoding vitamin K epoxide reductase family protein: MNAPDEGFDLRWRRRTSLEMAVSGAIGLIASFVLSIEAWQLAKDASANFACDVSSVLSCSTVALTPQAHVLGFPNAFLGILFEAVVLAISVALFAGVRFPRWYMLGANLMYLIAICFAYWLFLQSYFVIHVLCPWCLLITVTTTLVFAGLTRINVREGVIASSPGVRRFVARGYDWTITGLLLFIILAMLVAGYGVALLG; encoded by the coding sequence ATGAACGCGCCCGACGAGGGCTTCGACCTGCGCTGGCGGCGACGGACGAGCCTGGAGATGGCGGTCTCGGGCGCGATCGGCCTGATCGCCTCCTTCGTGCTGTCGATCGAGGCCTGGCAGCTCGCCAAGGACGCCTCGGCGAACTTCGCCTGCGATGTCTCCTCCGTCCTGTCCTGCTCGACGGTCGCGCTGACGCCGCAGGCCCACGTGCTCGGCTTCCCCAACGCCTTCCTGGGGATCCTCTTCGAGGCGGTCGTCCTGGCGATCTCGGTCGCGTTGTTCGCAGGTGTCCGCTTCCCGCGGTGGTACATGCTCGGCGCGAACCTTATGTACCTCATCGCGATCTGCTTCGCCTACTGGTTGTTCCTCCAGTCGTATTTCGTCATCCACGTGCTGTGCCCGTGGTGCCTGCTCATCACGGTGACGACGACGCTCGTGTTCGCAGGGCTGACGAGGATCAACGTCCGGGAGGGCGTCATCGCCTCGTCGCCCGGCGTCCGGCGCTTCGTCGCCCGCGGCTACGACTGGACGATCACGGGACTGCTGCTCTTCATCATCCTCGCGATGCTCGTCGCCGGATACGGGGTCGCTCTCCTCGGCTGA
- a CDS encoding primosomal protein N': MDEQIALEGFAPASAEAAPVAAVLVDIDLPHLDRPLDYSVPDALAGEVEPGRIVRVSLAGKRRFGWVVEVKSASPLTALAPIERVVSRAPVLTPGLIDVARRIAQRNLATLSQTLSLAIPVRHATTEKDVLASPLPALAACRAPDAAPWQGVAAAPALLERIGAGRVPRAVWTALGPKRDARIVELVAAAAHAGRGVLLIAPTSAQARAMAELLTRSLGAEVRLIDSESTPAHRYRVHLEAMKGFTRIVVGTRSAVWTPLANLGLILVWDDGDDRLREQRAPRCDALDVAVARSHIEGCALVAAAYSRSVKAQRLVETGWAVSLVEGVEARRGLSPIVRVADEVDAEAQGPAGAMRISPWALRTIREGLASGPVLVQVGASGYVPVVSCDRCRAIAHCLYCSGPVSKTSDSHFACAWCSRPMADWRCPKCSGTRLRHTRVGSERTAEEIARAMPTASVLASSSTHAITRRIPADPQVVIATAGAEPEASGGYAALVILDARAIAGRAELWAPEEAMRRWFNALALVRPGAPALVASSLETAMAQALIRFDPVDYAQRLLDERTALGYFPAKTLIAIDGPGPDVAAVAQAAQSEVIGTIPIGSDDERAPRARALVRCDHADSAKVFANIWAVMQHRSSKRLPPLRLTVNPPELF, encoded by the coding sequence GTGGACGAGCAGATAGCCCTTGAGGGATTCGCACCGGCGTCGGCGGAAGCGGCGCCGGTGGCGGCCGTGCTCGTCGATATCGATCTGCCCCACCTCGATCGTCCCCTGGATTACTCCGTCCCCGATGCCCTCGCGGGCGAGGTCGAGCCCGGAAGGATCGTCCGGGTGAGCCTCGCCGGCAAGCGCCGCTTCGGCTGGGTCGTGGAGGTGAAGTCCGCTTCGCCTCTCACGGCGCTCGCCCCGATCGAACGCGTGGTCTCGCGCGCCCCGGTGCTCACGCCCGGGCTCATCGATGTCGCGCGCAGGATCGCGCAGCGCAATCTCGCCACTTTGTCGCAGACGCTGTCCCTGGCGATCCCCGTCCGCCACGCGACAACGGAGAAGGACGTGCTGGCCTCGCCGCTTCCGGCGCTCGCCGCCTGCAGGGCGCCCGATGCGGCGCCCTGGCAGGGCGTTGCGGCGGCTCCGGCCCTCCTCGAGCGCATCGGTGCGGGACGGGTCCCCCGCGCGGTCTGGACCGCTCTCGGCCCGAAGCGGGACGCGCGCATCGTCGAGCTGGTCGCCGCAGCCGCCCATGCCGGGCGGGGCGTCCTCCTCATCGCCCCCACTTCGGCCCAGGCGCGGGCGATGGCGGAGCTCCTCACCCGGAGCCTCGGCGCCGAGGTCCGCCTCATCGACTCCGAATCGACCCCGGCCCACCGGTACCGCGTCCACCTCGAGGCCATGAAGGGCTTCACCCGCATCGTCGTCGGCACTCGTTCGGCCGTGTGGACGCCTCTGGCGAACCTCGGCCTCATCCTCGTCTGGGATGACGGGGATGATCGCCTGAGGGAGCAGCGCGCGCCCAGGTGCGACGCCCTCGACGTGGCCGTGGCCAGGTCCCACATCGAAGGATGCGCGCTCGTCGCCGCCGCCTACTCGCGCTCCGTGAAGGCCCAGCGCCTCGTGGAGACGGGCTGGGCGGTGAGCCTCGTCGAAGGCGTCGAGGCCAGGCGCGGGCTCTCGCCGATCGTGCGCGTCGCCGACGAGGTCGACGCCGAGGCCCAGGGGCCGGCCGGGGCGATGCGGATCTCCCCGTGGGCGCTGCGGACGATCCGTGAGGGGCTCGCATCGGGGCCGGTGCTCGTCCAGGTCGGGGCCTCCGGGTACGTGCCCGTCGTCTCCTGCGACAGGTGCCGCGCGATCGCCCATTGCCTGTACTGCTCGGGACCGGTGTCCAAGACCTCCGACTCGCATTTCGCATGCGCGTGGTGCTCGCGGCCCATGGCCGATTGGCGCTGCCCGAAGTGCTCGGGCACCCGGCTGCGCCATACGCGCGTGGGTTCGGAGCGCACCGCCGAGGAGATCGCCCGGGCGATGCCCACGGCATCGGTCCTCGCTTCGTCTTCGACGCACGCGATCACGCGGAGGATCCCCGCGGACCCGCAGGTCGTGATCGCCACCGCCGGTGCGGAGCCCGAGGCGAGCGGCGGCTATGCGGCCCTGGTGATCCTCGACGCCCGGGCGATCGCGGGACGGGCCGAGCTCTGGGCCCCGGAAGAGGCGATGCGCCGATGGTTCAACGCCCTCGCCCTCGTCCGGCCGGGCGCTCCCGCCCTCGTCGCCTCCTCCTTGGAAACCGCGATGGCGCAGGCCCTGATCCGTTTCGACCCGGTGGACTACGCTCAGCGCCTCCTCGACGAACGCACGGCGCTGGGGTACTTCCCCGCGAAGACGCTCATCGCCATCGACGGGCCCGGCCCGGATGTCGCGGCGGTGGCGCAGGCCGCCCAGTCCGAGGTGATCGGCACGATCCCGATCGGATCCGACGATGAACGGGCGCCGAGGGCGAGGGCGCTCGTCCGCTGCGATCACGCCGACTCCGCGAAGGTCTTCGCGAACATCTGGGCCGTCATGCAGCATCGCTCCTCCAAGCGCCTGCCGCCCCTCCGCCTCACCGTGAATCCGCCCGAGCTCTTCTGA
- the fmt gene encoding methionyl-tRNA formyltransferase yields MRIVFAGTPAPAVPVLRGLIGSDHEVVAVLTRPPARKGRGRALSPSPVGELAAEASLEVIEASNFKDAEIRDRVRRLGADLGVVVAYGALIPAEVLEMPAHGWINLHFSDLPQYRGAAPVQWAILRGETRTASSVFQLEAGLDSGPVFSRLPVDIGHETAGQLLDRMAELGVGQVLEVVDAIEAGSAVAVPQDEGEGLIHARRLSVQDGFIDFLSSAAEVDRRIRALSPNPGAWTVLPDGKRLKLGAVTVSDEDGPEPGIVEAAKRCVRVGCGIGSVELGRVAPAGKGWMEASAWARGARLAPGARLGRGEGS; encoded by the coding sequence GTGCGCATAGTCTTCGCGGGTACGCCCGCCCCTGCAGTCCCGGTCCTGCGCGGCCTCATCGGATCCGATCATGAGGTCGTCGCCGTTTTGACCCGCCCTCCGGCGAGGAAGGGGCGGGGGCGCGCTCTGTCGCCCTCACCCGTCGGGGAGCTCGCGGCGGAAGCGAGCCTGGAGGTCATCGAGGCCTCGAACTTCAAGGACGCCGAGATCCGCGATCGGGTGCGCCGCCTCGGTGCGGACCTGGGAGTGGTCGTCGCCTACGGCGCCCTTATCCCCGCCGAGGTGCTCGAGATGCCCGCCCACGGGTGGATCAATCTCCACTTCTCCGATCTTCCCCAGTACCGCGGCGCCGCACCGGTTCAATGGGCGATCCTCCGCGGCGAAACCCGCACCGCTTCCTCGGTGTTCCAACTGGAGGCGGGATTGGATTCGGGTCCGGTGTTCTCGCGCCTCCCGGTGGACATCGGCCACGAGACGGCGGGGCAGCTGCTCGATCGCATGGCCGAGCTGGGCGTCGGCCAGGTCCTCGAGGTCGTCGACGCCATCGAGGCAGGGAGCGCTGTGGCCGTGCCCCAGGACGAGGGGGAGGGGCTCATCCACGCCCGGAGGCTCTCCGTGCAGGACGGGTTCATCGATTTCCTCTCATCGGCCGCCGAGGTCGATCGGCGGATCCGGGCGCTGTCGCCCAACCCGGGCGCATGGACCGTCCTTCCCGACGGCAAGCGCCTCAAGCTCGGCGCGGTGACGGTGAGCGATGAGGACGGTCCTGAACCGGGGATCGTGGAAGCGGCGAAGCGATGCGTGAGGGTCGGCTGCGGCATCGGCTCCGTTGAACTGGGCCGGGTCGCCCCTGCCGGCAAGGGGTGGATGGAGGCGAGCGCATGGGCTCGCGGGGCCCGCCTCGCGCCGGGCGCGCGGCTCGGCCGAGGGGAGGGGTCCTGA
- a CDS encoding transcription antitermination factor NusB, with translation MATHRYKDGYRALSKVDGARRIAFDVLMQVYSEDAYANLALAKALRRARADERLDSRDAGLASELVNGTLRAQGRLDWALSRHLSRPMADLDLEVRVLLRMGAHQILDMRVPDHAAVSTTVDIARHVLTDGPTRMVNAVLRSLTRMAPGELDEALEGIADPIERAAITHSHPAWMVREFTRALDAHGYPGEELEPLLAGDNEPPLVTLVARPGLIGAQELADEAADVLGTRVAPGSFSEYAVHIEHGDPAALTAIRTGLAGVQDEGSQLAAILLAGAGLTGPDASWLDLCAGPGGKASLLAALAGPRGAALTANEVHPHRARLVERACRAFDNVDVVSADGRTFGGPKTPWPLASFDRIMVDAPCTGMGSMRRRPESRWRRKPEDLQDLLPLQAALAARGAELLRPGGVLAYVTCSPQVDETLGQVERLLDRGDLELLDAVALAESLVPESLGVPEGAGTVGASKGRVLQLWEHRMGTDLMFISLFRRR, from the coding sequence ATGGCGACCCATCGCTACAAGGACGGCTACAGGGCGCTGTCGAAGGTCGACGGCGCTCGGCGCATCGCCTTCGACGTCCTCATGCAGGTCTATTCCGAAGACGCCTACGCCAATCTCGCCCTCGCGAAGGCCCTGCGGCGCGCCCGCGCGGATGAGCGCCTCGACTCACGCGATGCGGGGCTCGCATCCGAGCTCGTCAACGGCACCTTGCGGGCCCAGGGGCGCCTCGATTGGGCGCTGTCTCGCCACCTGTCGCGGCCGATGGCCGACCTGGATCTCGAAGTCCGGGTCCTCCTGCGCATGGGCGCGCATCAGATCCTGGACATGCGCGTCCCCGACCACGCGGCGGTCTCGACGACGGTCGACATCGCCCGTCACGTCCTCACCGACGGCCCGACGCGCATGGTGAACGCCGTGCTCCGTTCGCTCACGCGGATGGCGCCCGGAGAACTCGACGAGGCGCTCGAAGGGATCGCGGACCCGATCGAGCGCGCCGCGATCACCCATTCCCATCCCGCATGGATGGTCCGCGAATTCACCAGGGCGCTCGATGCTCACGGCTATCCGGGCGAGGAACTCGAGCCGCTGCTGGCGGGGGACAACGAACCCCCGCTCGTGACGCTCGTCGCCCGGCCCGGCCTCATAGGGGCGCAGGAGCTCGCCGATGAGGCGGCCGATGTCCTCGGGACCCGGGTCGCGCCGGGCTCCTTCAGCGAGTACGCCGTGCACATCGAGCACGGGGATCCCGCCGCCCTCACCGCGATCCGTACGGGGCTCGCGGGGGTTCAGGACGAGGGCTCCCAGCTCGCCGCGATCCTGCTCGCGGGAGCCGGGCTCACAGGCCCCGATGCCTCCTGGCTCGACCTGTGCGCCGGCCCCGGGGGCAAGGCGAGCCTCCTCGCAGCACTGGCCGGCCCCAGGGGCGCTGCGCTCACGGCGAACGAGGTGCACCCGCACCGGGCCCGGCTGGTCGAGCGCGCCTGCCGCGCCTTCGACAACGTCGACGTCGTCTCCGCCGACGGAAGGACTTTCGGCGGGCCGAAGACGCCGTGGCCGTTGGCCTCCTTCGACCGGATCATGGTCGACGCCCCCTGCACCGGCATGGGGTCGATGCGCCGCCGCCCGGAGTCCCGGTGGCGCCGCAAGCCGGAGGATCTTCAGGATCTCCTCCCACTCCAAGCGGCATTGGCCGCACGGGGCGCCGAGCTCTTGCGACCCGGGGGAGTGCTCGCCTACGTCACCTGTTCGCCCCAGGTCGATGAGACCCTCGGGCAGGTGGAGCGCCTTCTCGACAGGGGCGACCTCGAGCTGCTCGACGCGGTGGCCTTGGCGGAGTCGCTCGTCCCCGAATCGCTCGGAGTCCCCGAGGGCGCAGGGACGGTCGGCGCTTCGAAGGGGCGGGTGCTCCAGCTCTGGGAGCACCGGATGGGCACCGACCTCATGTTCATCTCCCTGTTCAGGCGTCGATGA
- the rpe gene encoding ribulose-phosphate 3-epimerase: MNATISPSILNCDIGDLRGELEKISGADVAHVDVMDNHFVPNLSWGLPVVEAVVKSGVLPVDAHLMIEDPDRWAPLYAEAGCASVTFHAEAAHAPLRLARELHRIGSKVGLGLKPATDIAPFVDILSEFDMILVMTVEPGFGGQSFIESMLPKVRRTREAARAAGLELSIQVDGGVSRATIERAAEAGADNFVAGSAVFKAEDAYAEVEVLRALANAHMH, translated from the coding sequence ATGAACGCGACGATCTCACCTTCGATCCTCAACTGCGACATCGGCGACCTGCGCGGGGAGCTCGAGAAGATCTCCGGGGCGGACGTCGCCCACGTCGACGTGATGGACAACCACTTCGTGCCGAACCTGTCATGGGGTCTGCCGGTCGTCGAAGCGGTCGTGAAGTCGGGCGTCCTCCCCGTCGATGCGCACCTCATGATCGAGGACCCCGATCGCTGGGCGCCCCTGTACGCGGAGGCGGGATGCGCCTCGGTGACCTTCCACGCGGAGGCCGCGCACGCGCCGCTCCGCCTGGCCCGGGAGCTGCACCGCATCGGCTCCAAGGTGGGGCTCGGCCTCAAGCCCGCGACCGATATCGCGCCCTTCGTCGACATCCTCTCCGAGTTCGACATGATCCTCGTGATGACGGTCGAACCGGGATTCGGCGGTCAGTCCTTCATCGAGTCGATGCTGCCGAAGGTGCGCCGCACCCGGGAGGCGGCGCGCGCCGCGGGACTGGAGCTGTCCATTCAGGTCGACGGCGGCGTGTCGAGGGCCACGATCGAGCGGGCGGCCGAGGCCGGCGCGGACAATTTCGTAGCGGGATCGGCGGTCTTCAAGGCCGAGGACGCCTACGCCGAGGTCGAGGTGCTTCGCGCCCTGGCGAACGCGCACATGCACTGA
- a CDS encoding ABC transporter permease produces MARRHRPTRRASVIAPIALLVFALLAWWATTSLSGIEAWRLPSPGGTWARLVTMASSASLWSKTAVTAGEALSGSLLGALVALPLAYLIYRSPLVSAAVEPFLGATQALPAIALAPLLVLWIGYGPASITVLCALIVFFPILVSTSVGLRHLDPEILEAAELDGASGLTMVFGIEFPLAAPSILGGIRNGFTLSVTGAVVGEMVMGGAGLGQVLTQARAAVDTAGMFVIIGILCLLATIVYVVIYRIERSHKYTLAQ; encoded by the coding sequence GTGGCACGCAGACATCGCCCGACGCGTCGCGCGAGCGTCATTGCGCCCATTGCGCTCCTCGTCTTCGCACTCCTCGCATGGTGGGCGACGACGAGTCTTTCCGGCATCGAAGCGTGGCGCCTGCCGAGTCCCGGCGGCACCTGGGCGCGCCTGGTCACAATGGCCTCGTCCGCCTCGCTGTGGTCGAAGACCGCGGTGACGGCCGGCGAAGCGCTATCGGGTTCGCTGCTCGGCGCCCTCGTCGCCCTTCCCCTCGCGTATCTCATCTACCGCTCGCCCCTCGTATCGGCGGCGGTCGAGCCCTTCCTCGGCGCCACTCAAGCGCTTCCGGCGATCGCCCTCGCGCCGCTCCTCGTTCTGTGGATCGGCTACGGGCCCGCTTCGATCACGGTGCTCTGCGCACTCATCGTCTTCTTCCCGATCCTCGTCTCGACTTCCGTCGGCCTTCGTCATCTCGACCCGGAGATCCTCGAAGCCGCGGAGCTCGATGGCGCTTCGGGGCTGACGATGGTGTTCGGCATCGAGTTCCCGCTCGCCGCCCCTTCGATCCTCGGCGGCATCCGCAACGGCTTCACCCTGTCGGTGACCGGTGCGGTGGTCGGCGAGATGGTGATGGGCGGGGCGGGCCTCGGCCAGGTCCTCACGCAGGCCCGGGCCGCGGTCGACACGGCGGGGATGTTCGTGATCATTGGGATCCTGTGCCTGCTCGCGACGATCGTGTACGTCGTGATCTACCGGATCGAGCGCTCGCACAAGTACACCCTCGCTCAGTGA
- a CDS encoding ABC transporter substrate-binding protein has translation MTHSMPRLAALAACSALVLAACGGQTAPDASQSAAADAAPLVLGLTYIPNVQFAPAYIAADDGFFTERGIDATIRHHGADEGLFTALVAGDEDVVIASGDEAVVGAASGMDLVSIGAYYRSYPGVVIVPSGSDVTELADLKGKTIGIPGEYGSNWYATLAALNEAGLSTEDVTIASIGYTQQAAIAAGQVDAVVGFTNNDLVQMERAGLNVHSIPLGSDVPLVGASIITTRAWAEANPGLAKQAVAAIAAGVDAAISFPDHALEVTALRDDTLSDAATLQTAKSVLDATIPLWRGDDGAPTPVQDTGTWTKMVSFLGTIPGLLQGGVDPAAVVTNDYAGGE, from the coding sequence ATGACGCACTCCATGCCCCGTCTCGCCGCCCTCGCGGCGTGCTCCGCCCTCGTCCTCGCGGCGTGCGGCGGGCAGACTGCGCCCGACGCCTCGCAGTCCGCGGCCGCCGACGCGGCCCCCCTGGTCCTCGGCCTCACCTACATCCCCAACGTCCAGTTCGCACCCGCCTACATCGCTGCGGATGACGGATTCTTCACCGAACGCGGCATCGATGCGACCATCCGCCACCACGGCGCGGACGAGGGGCTCTTCACGGCGCTCGTCGCGGGCGACGAGGACGTGGTCATCGCCTCGGGCGACGAGGCGGTCGTGGGCGCGGCCTCCGGGATGGATCTCGTCTCGATCGGCGCCTACTACCGCTCGTACCCCGGCGTCGTCATCGTCCCCTCGGGCTCGGATGTCACGGAGCTGGCCGACCTCAAGGGCAAGACGATCGGGATCCCGGGCGAGTACGGCTCGAACTGGTACGCCACTCTCGCCGCCCTCAACGAGGCCGGGCTCTCGACTGAGGACGTGACCATCGCGTCGATCGGATACACCCAGCAGGCGGCGATCGCCGCCGGGCAGGTCGATGCCGTCGTCGGATTCACGAACAACGACCTCGTTCAGATGGAGCGCGCCGGTCTGAACGTCCATTCGATCCCGCTGGGATCCGATGTCCCCCTCGTCGGCGCCTCGATCATCACGACACGGGCGTGGGCCGAGGCCAACCCCGGGCTCGCGAAGCAGGCGGTCGCGGCGATCGCCGCCGGCGTCGACGCCGCGATCTCCTTCCCGGATCACGCCTTGGAGGTGACCGCCCTAAGGGACGACACCCTGTCGGATGCGGCGACCCTGCAGACGGCGAAGTCCGTGCTGGATGCGACGATCCCCCTGTGGCGGGGCGATGACGGTGCGCCGACCCCCGTTCAGGACACCGGCACCTGGACGAAGATGGTCTCCTTCCTCGGGACGATCCCCGGTCTGCTCCAGGGGGGCGTCGATCCCGCCGCGGTGGTGACGAACGACTATGCGGGTGGCGAGTAG
- a CDS encoding phosphoribosyl-ATP diphosphatase has product MTTFENLFAELSEKAQTRPEGSGTVAELDKGVHAIGKKIIEEAGEVWMAAEYESLDDCALEISQLLYHAQVMMIAKGLTLDDVYRHL; this is encoded by the coding sequence GTGACTACATTCGAGAACCTCTTCGCCGAACTGTCCGAGAAGGCCCAGACCCGCCCCGAGGGTTCCGGGACCGTTGCCGAACTCGACAAGGGCGTCCATGCGATCGGGAAGAAGATCATCGAGGAGGCCGGCGAGGTCTGGATGGCCGCGGAGTACGAGAGCCTCGACGACTGCGCCCTGGAGATCTCCCAGCTCCTCTACCACGCCCAGGTCATGATGATCGCCAAGGGGCTCACGCTCGACGACGTCTACCGTCACCTCTGA